The genome window ATCGTTTCCGCCTTGATTTTCGCAATCGGCTTCTACGGTCTTAGCTCCTTTGGAATGGAATACAGTCAAACGGCATCACAAAAGCACTTCACTTCAATTATAATGAGTCTTCCCGGTGTTATTAGCGCAGACTGGGATTCTCCAATATCATTATGGGTGAAAACTTCCTCAAAGGCGGTTGGGTCGCCGCCAAACCCGCAAAAGGCAAAACAGTTAGCTGACATACTCGCTGACAGGGGAAGAACGGCACTCAGGCAACCATTTTGCGTTCACATTTACCAGAAAAAAGAAAGCGAACTGGCCAGCTCTTGCGTTTATTAAACTACTATAATCATAGAGAATGAGTTTAATAATAAAAGAAAAGACAAGATTTCTACTTTATATATTCGCTCCGGTCCTTTTTCTATCATGCGTAGGTGAAACACCCGTAGGACCTGCGCCGGAGGCTGGATATTATGAAAATGAACCAATCGTTTTCAATGGCAGCTATGATGAAGTATGGTCTGCGACTATTGCCGCTCTAGAAGCGCTCGATTGGCGAATTCAAAATCAAGATAAGCTCAATGGGAATATACAATTTGAGACATCATATGTTTATAGTCCCAAATTCGGTGAAAGGGATAGAATATATCTTGAACCCGCCAATGACCAGATTAAAGATTCCAAGGTCATGTCTTATCTAAGACAAATATCATACTTCGAAAAAATAACCCCTCCGCCAGCCCCACCCAATCCAAAATTCGTAAAGGAAAAATTGCGTGTTGATGTCAAAAGCATTTCCCCCTCGGAGACTGAGGTAAAGGTAAATTATAAAATCATGCCATACTTTGATTATAAGATCGGATACCTTGGTACTGTTAGATCTAGGGGCTACCTGGAAAAAATGGTATTGAATGATATAAATGAAACTCTGATGAAAAAACAGATGCTCGCTCAGGAAATGCCTGAAGCTCCTCCACCTCCATCTTCACTCGAAATAGGATTGGAATTAAGGGACATATTCTTCGATTTTGACAAATCTGATATTAGACCAGACGCCACACCAGTTCTTGAAGAAAATGCCAAGGCACTCAGGGAGAACCCAGGTTTCACCTTACTGATTGAGGGGTATGCTGACATAAGAGGTACGGCTCAATACAACCTTGCACTAGCATTGAGGAGAGCTAATGCAGCAAAAAATTTTCTGATTGGGCTGGGTATAGATCCGGTTAGAATTGTAGCGGTGAGCAAGGGTGCCACAGCGAGATTTGCTCCGGGGACTACTGAGGAAGCATATCAGTTGAATAGAAGAGATCAATTCATATCAATAAAACCGGGTACTGGCACGGGGGCATTGACTACTTATCGCACAAATGAATGAGAGTAAATCCTTATCAAGTTAAATCTTATTGTTCTTATAGAGTTATACACTTCTTCACCACTTGCACTTAAACTAGGTGTGCTAAAGTGAAAACATTGCTTCCAGTCCTTCAATTCCGTTATTCACCCTTTACTATCTTATATTCAAGTTAGCGCCATCAAAACAAAAGTTTGCCAATACCAGAAATTCTAAACATGTACTACAACATCTCGGTTTATCGGAGCGAATAGAAGTGCAGGATTCAAGATTCGACATTAACAAAATAAAAAAAACCTATAAAGACATGAGAAACTATTTCAACGATATTAGGGAATTATCCAAATCTGAAGAGGAAAGCACCCACGCTCAATTTGTGATCGATATGCTCCTGAAATGGGAAAGTACACAATTTAAGGCAAAGCAGAAGATCCCGATAAGCTTCAATGAATATCTCGTATTCACCATATTGCTGCCAAACGAGACTAACAACAATGATCCAAGCATTGTCGATGGATTGTGGGCTTATCAATATTTCCTGATAAACATAGGCGAAAAAAAAGAAGCGGACACACTTGAGTATATAATGCGGAATAAAGTAGGCAGAGAAGAATGGAATGAAACCAAGAAGCGGAATGTCATGGCGGCGAATCTCCTCAGA of Thermodesulfobacteriota bacterium contains these proteins:
- a CDS encoding OmpA family protein, whose translation is MSLIIKEKTRFLLYIFAPVLFLSCVGETPVGPAPEAGYYENEPIVFNGSYDEVWSATIAALEALDWRIQNQDKLNGNIQFETSYVYSPKFGERDRIYLEPANDQIKDSKVMSYLRQISYFEKITPPPAPPNPKFVKEKLRVDVKSISPSETEVKVNYKIMPYFDYKIGYLGTVRSRGYLEKMVLNDINETLMKKQMLAQEMPEAPPPPSSLEIGLELRDIFFDFDKSDIRPDATPVLEENAKALRENPGFTLLIEGYADIRGTAQYNLALALRRANAAKNFLIGLGIDPVRIVAVSKGATARFAPGTTEEAYQLNRRDQFISIKPGTGTGALTTYRTNE